From Kineosporia succinea, the proteins below share one genomic window:
- a CDS encoding SCO2522 family protein, which produces MSATGEFHQTEAEPRTRALAMSHLSVEVGHLYLEDLLAGPERLREQFTEVGRWLQTARASVPAPKPRISTCFLIDDYFSPDLGDPGEVITMITSAATEAGVPIDYLARESACALVRGPTGPVSPAQQLVDALVVEPPPHTTGGRPPVTQSGWLSNGRRSPGADDGSAMSVVTWEPPEQTTARGHSVFVDVELWKDEPGGRRWSCALLAAAWQWLRLGLPRYQGQPLAEPEPVPDHWPARWGDLPGVLRLDDRAAPFTAQRTLSIMSSRFLLVEAAVRTVLDQVWQDPEAARLIADGAAREGLTLPADALARVGYVLVGP; this is translated from the coding sequence GTGAGCGCCACCGGCGAGTTCCACCAGACCGAGGCCGAGCCCCGCACCCGGGCCCTGGCCATGTCCCACCTGTCGGTCGAGGTCGGTCACCTCTACCTCGAAGACCTCCTGGCCGGGCCCGAGCGCCTGCGCGAGCAGTTCACCGAGGTCGGGCGCTGGCTGCAGACCGCCCGGGCCTCGGTCCCGGCCCCGAAACCCCGCATCAGCACCTGCTTCCTGATCGACGACTACTTCTCCCCCGACCTCGGCGATCCGGGCGAGGTGATCACGATGATCACCTCGGCCGCCACCGAGGCCGGCGTCCCGATCGACTACCTGGCCCGCGAATCCGCCTGCGCCCTGGTGCGAGGCCCGACCGGGCCGGTCAGCCCGGCCCAGCAGCTCGTCGACGCGCTGGTCGTCGAACCGCCGCCACACACCACCGGCGGGCGCCCACCGGTCACCCAGTCGGGGTGGCTGAGTAACGGACGCCGCTCGCCCGGCGCCGACGACGGCTCGGCGATGAGTGTGGTCACCTGGGAACCACCGGAACAGACCACCGCGCGCGGGCATTCGGTGTTCGTCGACGTCGAGCTGTGGAAGGACGAGCCCGGCGGGCGGCGCTGGTCGTGCGCGCTGCTGGCCGCGGCCTGGCAGTGGCTGCGGCTGGGGCTGCCGCGCTACCAGGGCCAGCCGCTGGCCGAGCCCGAGCCGGTTCCCGACCACTGGCCCGCCCGCTGGGGCGACCTGCCCGGCGTCCTGCGCCTGGACGACCGCGCCGCCCCGTTCACCGCGCAGCGCACCCTGTCGATCATGTCGTCGCGATTCCTGCTGGTGGAGGCCGCGGTTCGTACCGTGCTCGACCAGGTCTGGCAGGACCCCGAGGCCGCCCGCCTGATCGCCGACGGCGCCGCCCGCGAGGGCCTGACGCTACCGGCCGACGCTCTGGCCCGCGTCGGGTATGTCCTCGTCGGGCCCTGA
- a CDS encoding SCO2521 family protein — protein sequence MSVTSQPKPALGTPALSVSVDVAGPVLALGEIRTGLLPHSGPLPSDATADLLTPGPGRPPRRWERPVAHVAAPHSFTGVDCWMPSAVGRRLRGVGTVSTEVRVTGGQVVQAHTRTGLRVAGQKRRLPWSHYLAQPGTVETWGPVRAAELAEAFFAEPAASGGVLDLGGPSVHRLNQIRGSARLDRLQTYRPEQTRLRWVAVPETGTPSVVFTLRSRAVHTLLVRVPPEVMPQADELCLDIALHDWLLSSLLGLIERAGIGRADRSAVVATLAPAVDHLIHAWLPGARLGPVLAELRAEADRVSGLSAQWASAVSRVRDQIALAAVEQAVRQRPRPSRVGEP from the coding sequence ATGTCAGTCACGAGTCAGCCGAAGCCGGCCCTCGGCACCCCCGCGCTGTCCGTGTCCGTCGACGTGGCGGGCCCGGTCCTGGCGCTCGGCGAGATCCGCACCGGGCTGCTGCCGCACTCCGGGCCGCTGCCCTCGGACGCCACCGCCGATCTGCTCACCCCCGGCCCGGGCCGTCCGCCCCGCCGCTGGGAACGTCCGGTCGCCCACGTCGCGGCCCCGCACAGCTTCACCGGCGTCGACTGCTGGATGCCCTCGGCGGTCGGCCGCCGGCTGCGCGGGGTCGGCACCGTCAGCACCGAGGTGCGGGTCACCGGCGGCCAGGTCGTGCAGGCTCACACCCGCACCGGTCTGCGGGTGGCCGGTCAGAAGCGCCGCCTGCCCTGGTCGCACTACCTCGCGCAGCCGGGCACGGTCGAGACCTGGGGCCCGGTGCGGGCGGCCGAGCTGGCTGAGGCGTTCTTCGCCGAGCCGGCCGCCTCCGGGGGTGTGCTCGACCTGGGCGGCCCGAGCGTGCACCGGCTCAACCAGATCCGCGGCTCGGCCCGGCTCGACCGGCTCCAGACCTACCGCCCCGAGCAGACCCGGCTGCGCTGGGTCGCGGTTCCCGAGACCGGCACTCCCTCGGTGGTTTTCACGCTCCGCAGCCGGGCGGTGCACACCCTGCTGGTCCGCGTCCCGCCCGAGGTGATGCCGCAGGCCGACGAGCTGTGTCTCGACATCGCCCTGCACGACTGGCTGCTGTCGTCACTGCTCGGGCTGATCGAGCGGGCGGGCATCGGCCGGGCCGACCGGTCGGCGGTGGTGGCCACCCTGGCCCCCGCGGTCGACCACCTGATCCATGCCTGGCTCCCGGGCGCCCGGCTCGGTCCGGTCCTGGCCGAGCTGCGGGCCGAGGCCGACCGGGTCTCCGGTCTCAGCGCGCAGTGGGCCTCGGCCGTCAGCCGGGTCCGCGACCAGATCGCCCTCGCCGCCGTGGAACAGGCGGTCCGCCAGCGTCCCCGTCCGTCGCGAGTGGGAGAGCCCTGA
- a CDS encoding right-handed parallel beta-helix repeat-containing protein: protein MSRQRKRLVPILSVTAVLAAGAATAHAVNPGATTTSTAASTTVATTASTIAAAATGTTYYVAPSGSDSAAGTAAAPFRTIAFAQSKAVAGDTVYFRKGTYAYTAANKACSSQTALVDAITLNKSGSAGKTITYAAYPGETPVFDFSAMKDDCRIKGFNVTGSYVNVKGLEIKGVPQNNTKNHESWGVYVTGSNNTFEQLNIHHIMGAGLFIKDGGGNLVLNSDSHDNYDLYTSNGAGESADGFGAHIPAGKPGNVFRGSRAWNNADDGFDLINAFSPVTIEKSWAWSNGYVPGTTTAAGNGSGIKAGGYGGVYSAAAVKHVVRYSVAFNNRAAGFYANHHPLALDFSHNTAYNNKPNYNMLGITSSGAATGLGTLTDNIALGGTLTSNMTGTTQKNNSWNLSPAVSSSDFQSLSTTGWDAARQADGSLPVLTSLRLKSTSPLYGKGSDSGNIGAF, encoded by the coding sequence ATGAGTAGGCAACGCAAACGGCTCGTCCCGATCCTCTCGGTCACCGCCGTGCTGGCGGCGGGGGCCGCCACCGCGCACGCCGTGAACCCGGGCGCGACCACGACGTCCACCGCCGCCTCCACGACCGTGGCGACCACCGCGTCCACCATCGCCGCCGCGGCCACCGGCACCACCTACTACGTGGCCCCATCGGGCAGCGACAGCGCCGCCGGCACCGCGGCCGCGCCGTTCCGGACGATCGCGTTCGCCCAGTCGAAGGCCGTCGCCGGCGACACGGTCTACTTCCGCAAGGGCACCTACGCCTACACCGCGGCGAACAAGGCCTGCTCGAGCCAGACCGCGCTGGTCGACGCGATCACCCTGAACAAGAGCGGCAGCGCGGGCAAGACGATCACCTACGCCGCCTATCCGGGCGAGACGCCGGTGTTCGACTTCTCGGCGATGAAGGACGACTGCCGCATCAAGGGTTTCAACGTCACCGGCAGCTACGTGAACGTCAAGGGCCTGGAGATCAAGGGCGTCCCGCAGAACAACACGAAGAATCACGAGTCGTGGGGCGTGTACGTCACCGGCAGCAACAACACGTTCGAGCAGCTGAACATTCACCACATCATGGGCGCCGGCCTGTTCATCAAGGACGGCGGCGGGAACCTGGTGCTCAACAGCGACTCCCACGACAACTACGACCTCTACACCTCCAACGGTGCCGGTGAGAGCGCCGACGGGTTCGGTGCGCACATCCCGGCCGGCAAGCCCGGCAACGTGTTCCGCGGCAGCCGCGCCTGGAACAACGCCGACGACGGCTTCGACCTGATCAACGCGTTCTCGCCGGTCACCATCGAGAAGTCGTGGGCCTGGTCGAACGGCTACGTGCCGGGCACCACGACCGCGGCGGGCAACGGCAGCGGCATCAAGGCCGGCGGCTACGGCGGCGTGTACTCGGCGGCCGCGGTCAAGCACGTCGTGCGCTACTCGGTCGCGTTCAACAACCGGGCGGCGGGCTTCTACGCCAACCACCACCCGCTCGCGCTCGACTTCTCGCACAACACGGCCTACAACAACAAGCCGAACTACAACATGCTCGGCATCACCTCCTCGGGCGCCGCGACCGGCCTGGGCACCCTGACCGACAACATCGCCCTCGGCGGCACCCTGACCAGCAACATGACCGGCACCACGCAGAAGAACAACTCGTGGAACCTGAGCCCGGCGGTCTCGAGCAGCGACTTCCAGAGCCTGAGCACCACCGGGTGGGACGCGGCCCGGCAGGCCGACGGCAGCCTGCCGGTGCTGACCAGCCTGCGGCTGAAGTCGACCAGCCCGCTCTACGGCAAGGGCAGCGACTCGGGCAACATCGGGGCCTTCTGA
- a CDS encoding ferritin-like domain-containing protein codes for MFGNKLVVDMIDRSAESRTDRRRFLRAAGAAGMGAVGAGLVGSAVMNAGPAQAGTASETVAAAAPSDGAVLNFALNLEYLEAEFYSWAVHGHGLADKLTSGKQARGGVVGGAKVPFKTARIRKYAAEIAGDELAHVKFLRGALGGAAVSRPKIDIKNSFTAAARAAGLIGAKQKFDPFANEDNFLLGAFLFEDVGVTAYKGAAPLIDNKTYLEAAAGIMAVEAYHAATIRTALYEKGMGKAAGAISMARDSLDGKNDRDQGITWKGMANIVPANPAGIAYSRSPGQVLNVVYLNPNAVKKGGFFPNGVHGDVTTSA; via the coding sequence ATGTTCGGGAACAAGCTGGTCGTCGACATGATCGACCGTAGTGCCGAGAGCCGTACCGACCGGCGGCGGTTCCTGCGGGCCGCGGGGGCGGCGGGGATGGGCGCCGTGGGCGCCGGCCTCGTCGGCAGCGCGGTCATGAACGCAGGTCCGGCCCAGGCCGGAACCGCCTCGGAGACGGTGGCCGCGGCGGCCCCCAGTGACGGCGCGGTGCTGAACTTCGCGCTGAACCTGGAGTATCTGGAGGCGGAGTTCTACTCCTGGGCCGTGCACGGTCACGGTCTGGCCGACAAGCTCACCTCCGGCAAGCAGGCCCGCGGGGGAGTGGTCGGTGGCGCCAAGGTGCCGTTCAAGACCGCCCGGATCCGCAAGTACGCCGCCGAGATCGCCGGTGACGAGCTCGCGCACGTGAAGTTCCTGCGCGGTGCGCTGGGCGGTGCCGCCGTGTCCCGGCCGAAGATCGACATCAAGAACAGCTTCACCGCCGCCGCCCGCGCGGCCGGGCTGATCGGCGCCAAGCAGAAGTTCGACCCGTTCGCGAACGAGGACAACTTCCTGCTCGGTGCCTTCCTTTTCGAGGACGTCGGCGTCACCGCCTACAAGGGGGCCGCCCCGCTCATCGACAACAAGACCTACCTCGAGGCGGCGGCCGGGATCATGGCGGTGGAGGCCTACCACGCCGCCACCATCCGCACCGCCCTCTACGAGAAGGGCATGGGCAAGGCCGCCGGAGCGATCTCGATGGCCCGGGACTCCCTCGACGGCAAGAACGACCGCGACCAGGGCATCACCTGGAAGGGCATGGCCAACATCGTTCCCGCCAACCCGGCCGGCATCGCCTACAGCCGCAGCCCGGGCCAGGTGCTGAACGTGGTCTACCTGAACCCGAACGCCGTCAAGAAGGGTGGCTTCTTCCCCAACGGCGTGCACGGGGACGTCACCACCAGCGCCTGA
- a CDS encoding patatin-like phospholipase family protein — MNHSHALVLGGGGASGQAWQIGVIAGLTEAGHDIAGADLVIGTSSGSTSAAWIRSGVPVAELLASILTQPVATGRPGQPGRQGQPGRQGQPGRQGQAGLQGQPGLQGQPGRQGQAGSPGQAGPSPMLAVFERLREIGAAATSAAELQRNLGAFALESDARFGPEVSERRRALVASRLPRQEWAERPMIAVAVNAHTGELAPLDRRSGVDLADAVTASTALPGAGPTHAVHGVHYVNGGVRSAENADLAAGYAKVLVLAPFGGPAPAPQDGQFEGIRREAAWGTDLPSQVELLRGQGAHVDVITPDAESWAAMGPDQMDPANRIPSARAGLAQGRREAGHITFAPH; from the coding sequence ATGAACCATTCCCATGCGCTCGTGCTCGGTGGCGGCGGAGCCTCCGGGCAGGCCTGGCAGATCGGCGTCATCGCCGGCCTGACCGAGGCCGGTCACGACATCGCCGGTGCCGACCTGGTCATCGGCACGTCCTCCGGCTCCACCTCGGCCGCGTGGATCCGCAGCGGCGTCCCGGTCGCCGAACTGCTGGCGTCGATCCTGACCCAGCCGGTTGCCACGGGCCGGCCGGGACAGCCCGGTCGCCAAGGTCAGCCCGGTCGCCAGGGTCAGCCCGGTCGCCAGGGGCAGGCGGGTCTCCAAGGTCAGCCCGGCCTGCAGGGCCAGCCCGGTCGCCAGGGTCAGGCGGGTTCCCCGGGGCAGGCCGGTCCCTCGCCGATGCTCGCGGTCTTCGAACGGCTGCGCGAGATCGGCGCCGCCGCGACCTCGGCGGCCGAACTGCAGCGGAATCTGGGCGCTTTCGCCCTGGAGAGCGACGCCCGGTTCGGCCCGGAGGTCTCCGAGCGGCGGCGGGCCCTGGTCGCGTCCCGGCTTCCCCGTCAGGAGTGGGCCGAGCGGCCGATGATCGCGGTGGCCGTCAACGCGCACACCGGTGAACTGGCGCCGCTGGACCGCCGTTCCGGCGTCGACCTGGCCGATGCCGTGACCGCCAGCACCGCCCTCCCAGGGGCGGGGCCCACCCATGCCGTCCACGGCGTCCATTATGTGAATGGTGGGGTGCGCTCGGCCGAGAACGCCGATCTGGCGGCCGGTTACGCGAAGGTGCTGGTGCTCGCGCCGTTCGGCGGCCCGGCGCCCGCACCGCAGGACGGCCAGTTCGAGGGCATCCGGCGGGAGGCGGCCTGGGGCACCGACCTGCCCAGCCAGGTCGAGCTGCTGCGCGGCCAGGGCGCTCACGTCGACGTGATCACGCCCGACGCCGAGTCCTGGGCCGCGATGGGCCCGGATCAGATGGACCCCGCGAACCGGATCCCCTCGGCGCGGGCCGGTCTCGCTCAGGGGCGGCGGGAGGCGGGGCACATCACCTTCGCACCGCACTGA
- a CDS encoding histone H1-like repetitive region-containing protein — protein MKRARPFSAAFVATLALVAGVVVGGPHTDDAGVPARGVPQQVLAASEPVAGYVQAKTTKKAAAKKAAAKKAAAAKKAAAKKAAAKKAAAKKAAAKKAAAKKAAAKKAAAKAAAQKAAAQKAAAKKAAKTYASGMPWSDGGFFMHSSTRATKFATWRGAPVDNVVAYTSRANWDEQLNDWWASTVPSTFKASRDDFIISVPLWTDDGKAGNDPRWRELGRRIAAVDPDALVRLGWEMNCCFSHAENAAQWRKQFSRAVTLMRQTAPDLQIVFNPNEGPAQNGTVKSIESLYVKGKVDIIALDSYDWWAPFTTQANINSHFTKKYGWNYWYEFARDRGLPFALAEFSVSSGSGQSAHSGGDNPKFFDVTYTWLAQKQKADPGSIRFVSVFNEGADYCGCEISATSNRKAGAKYKSLIAGLRK, from the coding sequence ATGAAACGCGCCCGTCCGTTCAGTGCCGCCTTCGTTGCCACGCTGGCGCTCGTCGCCGGTGTGGTCGTCGGGGGCCCTCACACGGATGACGCCGGGGTGCCTGCCCGCGGGGTGCCGCAGCAGGTTCTCGCCGCCAGTGAGCCGGTGGCTGGTTACGTGCAGGCCAAGACCACCAAGAAGGCGGCGGCGAAGAAGGCGGCGGCCAAGAAGGCGGCGGCGGCGAAGAAGGCGGCGGCGAAGAAGGCGGCGGCGAAGAAGGCGGCGGCCAAGAAGGCGGCGGCCAAGAAGGCGGCGGCCAAGAAGGCAGCCGCCAAGAAGGCAGCGGCCAAGGCGGCAGCTCAGAAGGCGGCGGCGCAGAAGGCGGCGGCGAAGAAGGCCGCCAAGACCTACGCCTCCGGGATGCCGTGGAGTGACGGCGGCTTCTTCATGCACTCCTCGACCCGGGCCACGAAATTCGCCACGTGGCGCGGAGCCCCGGTCGACAACGTGGTGGCGTACACGTCGCGCGCCAACTGGGACGAGCAGCTGAACGACTGGTGGGCGTCGACCGTCCCGTCCACGTTCAAGGCCTCGCGGGACGACTTCATCATCTCGGTGCCGCTGTGGACCGACGACGGCAAGGCCGGCAACGACCCGCGCTGGCGCGAGCTGGGCCGCAGGATCGCCGCGGTCGACCCCGACGCCCTGGTGCGCCTGGGCTGGGAGATGAACTGCTGCTTCTCCCACGCCGAGAACGCCGCGCAGTGGCGCAAGCAGTTCTCCCGCGCGGTGACGCTGATGCGCCAGACCGCCCCGGACCTGCAGATCGTGTTCAACCCGAACGAGGGCCCGGCGCAGAACGGCACCGTCAAGAGCATCGAAAGCCTGTACGTCAAGGGCAAGGTCGACATCATCGCACTCGACTCCTACGACTGGTGGGCGCCGTTCACCACACAGGCCAACATCAACAGCCACTTCACCAAGAAGTACGGCTGGAACTACTGGTACGAGTTCGCCCGCGACCGCGGCCTGCCCTTCGCCCTGGCCGAGTTCAGCGTCTCCTCGGGCTCGGGCCAGTCCGCGCACTCCGGTGGTGACAACCCCAAGTTCTTCGACGTCACCTACACCTGGCTGGCACAGAAGCAGAAGGCCGACCCGGGCTCGATCCGGTTCGTGTCGGTGTTCAACGAGGGGGCCGACTACTGCGGTTGCGAGATCTCCGCGACCAGCAACCGCAAGGCCGGGGCGAAGTACAAGTCGCTGATCGCCGGCCTCCGCAAGTAG
- a CDS encoding response regulator transcription factor: protein MSTPIRILLADDENLIRTALAQMLSLQEDLDVVAEAATGTEAVAMAVRHQVDVAVLDLQMPGLDGIAAAEQVAAQVPGCACVIVTSYGRPGHLKRALAAGVRGFLPKTTSAATLAAVVRTVHAGGRHVDPELAAEAIAAGDSPLTPRESDVLELAATGAPIDEIAARASLSPGTVRNYLSNAMTKLNAANRHDACAIARRMGWI from the coding sequence GTGAGCACCCCCATCCGCATCCTGCTCGCCGACGACGAGAACCTCATCCGCACCGCGCTGGCCCAGATGCTCAGCCTGCAGGAGGATCTCGACGTGGTCGCCGAGGCCGCGACAGGCACCGAGGCTGTCGCGATGGCGGTGCGGCACCAGGTCGACGTCGCCGTGCTCGACCTGCAGATGCCCGGGCTCGACGGCATCGCGGCCGCCGAGCAGGTCGCGGCCCAGGTGCCCGGGTGCGCCTGTGTGATCGTCACCAGCTACGGACGTCCCGGTCACCTCAAGCGCGCGCTCGCGGCCGGGGTGCGGGGTTTCCTCCCGAAGACCACGTCGGCCGCGACCCTCGCGGCGGTGGTGCGCACCGTGCACGCCGGCGGACGTCACGTCGACCCGGAACTCGCCGCCGAGGCCATCGCAGCCGGCGACAGTCCCCTGACCCCTCGCGAGTCGGACGTGCTGGAGCTCGCCGCGACCGGCGCCCCCATCGACGAGATCGCCGCCCGGGCGTCGCTGTCGCCGGGGACGGTGCGCAACTACCTGTCCAACGCGATGACCAAACTGAACGCCGCCAACCGCCACGACGCCTGCGCCATCGCCCGCCGCATGGGCTGGATCTGA
- a CDS encoding sensor histidine kinase, which produces MRVRRWSELSRVERVSLYTRLSLHVALWGLCLAFVVGAVPMMDAPVAVAVVVAGAVVTALGSSTFNAVMEIYPRTRPFPWSRAAALVAGCAVYLLIVIVLVGQPARGGISALVVASLTTGLGGLPDRRVAAGLVVVSAVVGGIGGEDWFAVAAAVVVAVFVVGTVRASLWLYGIVAELDAARHTQAQLAVAEERLRFSRDVHDVLGRHLSTIAVQAELAATLAERGDERAAPQMMQVRQVAHDALTEARELARGYRPTSLPQELEGARSLLRSAGIAVRLETGAVPRGWHEAAGWVVREGVTNVLRHSSAQSVVISFADEVLRIENDGLTPAPAGDAPGLGNPGLTDAGLAGSAVTGSGVAGSGLSGLRGRLDPLGARLDAGRRDDRWIVTARLPASGPLSASAVPSAVPAPTPPVTGPPAATTPSTMTTPTAPTAPTAPTTPTSADRETP; this is translated from the coding sequence GTGAGAGTGCGCCGGTGGTCCGAGCTGAGCCGGGTGGAGAGGGTCTCCCTCTACACCCGGCTGTCGCTGCACGTGGCCCTGTGGGGCCTGTGTCTCGCCTTCGTCGTCGGGGCCGTACCGATGATGGACGCGCCGGTCGCCGTGGCGGTCGTGGTCGCCGGGGCGGTGGTCACCGCGCTCGGGTCGTCCACGTTCAACGCCGTGATGGAGATCTACCCCCGCACCCGGCCGTTCCCCTGGTCCCGCGCCGCCGCCCTGGTCGCCGGCTGTGCCGTCTACCTGCTGATCGTGATCGTGCTCGTCGGGCAGCCGGCCCGCGGCGGGATCTCGGCGCTGGTCGTCGCCTCACTCACCACCGGGCTGGGCGGCCTGCCCGACCGTCGCGTGGCGGCCGGGCTCGTCGTGGTCAGCGCGGTGGTGGGCGGGATCGGGGGTGAGGACTGGTTCGCGGTGGCCGCGGCCGTGGTCGTGGCCGTGTTCGTCGTGGGCACCGTGCGGGCGTCGCTGTGGCTCTACGGCATCGTCGCCGAACTCGACGCCGCCCGGCACACCCAGGCCCAGCTGGCCGTGGCCGAGGAACGCCTGCGGTTCTCCCGCGACGTGCACGACGTGCTGGGACGCCATCTCTCGACCATCGCCGTGCAGGCGGAACTCGCCGCCACACTGGCCGAACGGGGTGACGAACGGGCCGCTCCGCAGATGATGCAGGTGCGCCAGGTCGCCCACGACGCGCTCACCGAGGCCCGCGAACTGGCCCGCGGCTACCGCCCGACGAGCCTGCCCCAGGAGCTCGAGGGCGCCCGGTCGCTGCTGCGCTCGGCCGGGATCGCGGTGCGGCTCGAGACCGGCGCGGTGCCGCGCGGCTGGCACGAGGCCGCCGGCTGGGTGGTGCGCGAGGGCGTGACCAACGTGCTGAGGCACTCGTCGGCGCAGTCGGTGGTGATCTCGTTCGCGGACGAGGTGCTCCGGATCGAGAACGACGGCCTGACGCCCGCTCCGGCCGGGGACGCCCCGGGACTCGGGAACCCAGGCCTGACCGATGCGGGTCTGGCTGGTTCGGCTGTGACTGGTTCGGGTGTGGCTGGTTCGGGGCTGAGCGGCCTGCGGGGACGCCTGGACCCCCTGGGCGCCCGTCTCGACGCCGGTCGCCGCGACGACCGCTGGATCGTCACCGCGCGCCTGCCCGCCAGCGGTCCGCTCAGCGCGTCCGCCGTCCCGTCCGCGGTGCCCGCCCCGACGCCTCCGGTGACCGGGCCGCCCGCCGCGACCACACCGTCCACCATGACCACACCGACCGCGCCGACCGCGCCGACCGCGCCGACCACGCCGACCAGCGCCGACCGGGAGACCCCGTGA
- a CDS encoding ABC transporter permease, with product MSATFSVPRTLHLARWNTVLLTRNKLAVTYALVMPLAPLLLLLMGERGAETTGASAIGSVLLLAVLFPVFYNILSQFVSRRDELVLKRMRTGEARDGELLAGIALPGIGIALLVSAIAVPIAIAAGQMVPVNALLFALAAVLAVVMFAAFAYWTAAWTRSAEAAQLTSIPVIVLASLGPFVGGFPGLSDTVREAISLTPGAAMTELIRVGWFGLENADATTSTLAFVDTWSAAGQPVVVMLFWTALALDLARRSMRWEPRT from the coding sequence ATGAGCGCCACCTTCTCGGTGCCCCGCACCCTGCACCTGGCCCGCTGGAACACCGTGCTCCTGACCCGCAACAAGCTCGCCGTCACCTACGCCCTGGTGATGCCCCTGGCCCCACTGCTGCTCCTGCTCATGGGCGAGCGCGGCGCCGAGACCACCGGCGCGAGCGCCATCGGCTCGGTGCTGCTGCTGGCCGTGCTGTTCCCCGTCTTCTACAACATCCTGAGCCAGTTCGTGAGCCGGCGCGACGAGCTCGTGCTCAAGCGCATGCGCACCGGCGAGGCCCGCGACGGCGAACTGCTCGCCGGCATCGCCCTGCCCGGCATCGGCATCGCGCTCCTGGTCAGCGCGATCGCGGTGCCCATCGCGATCGCCGCCGGTCAGATGGTCCCGGTCAACGCCCTGCTGTTCGCCCTGGCCGCGGTGCTCGCCGTGGTGATGTTCGCGGCCTTCGCCTACTGGACCGCCGCCTGGACCCGCAGCGCCGAGGCCGCCCAGCTCACCAGCATCCCGGTGATCGTGCTGGCCAGCCTGGGCCCGTTCGTCGGGGGATTCCCGGGCCTGTCCGACACCGTCCGCGAGGCCATCTCGCTCACGCCCGGCGCGGCCATGACCGAACTGATCCGGGTCGGCTGGTTCGGGCTCGAGAACGCCGACGCCACCACGTCCACCCTCGCTTTCGTGGACACCTGGAGCGCAGCCGGGCAGCCGGTCGTGGTCATGCTCTTCTGGACGGCGCTGGCCCTCGACCTGGCCCGCCGCTCGATGCGGTGGGAGCCGCGCACGTGA
- a CDS encoding ABC transporter ATP-binding protein, with amino-acid sequence MRTDELAIRVRGLRRTYGTGAQAYEAVRGVDLDVPAGSVTALLGTNGAGKTSTLEVIEGLAAPSGGSVEVLGLNPLTDRAQVRRRTGVLLQRSGFSGDLTVRETLRLWGGTLTAPRPADDMIDLLDLAHRANTRVLSLSGGEARRLDLACTLMGDPELVVLDEPTTGLDPESRREVWNLISGLRDAGSTVLVTTHYLDEAETLADRLEIMHAGLIVRSGTPAQIAEGHPSTISFAGSLRVPDGLAGITHSAHEHGRTVLQTADLQTALAGLLAWAGAQNLRLEGLDARSPSLESVFLAIADGRDASPKTPVLEGSTR; translated from the coding sequence ATGAGAACAGACGAACTCGCGATCCGGGTCCGGGGCCTGCGCCGGACCTACGGAACCGGGGCCCAGGCCTACGAGGCCGTGCGCGGCGTCGACCTCGACGTGCCGGCCGGATCCGTCACCGCCCTGCTCGGCACCAACGGCGCCGGCAAGACGTCCACCCTCGAGGTGATCGAGGGCCTGGCCGCCCCCAGCGGCGGCAGCGTCGAGGTGCTCGGCCTGAACCCGCTGACCGACCGCGCACAGGTGCGCCGCCGCACCGGGGTCCTGCTGCAGCGCAGCGGTTTCTCCGGCGACCTCACCGTGCGCGAGACCCTGCGGCTGTGGGGCGGCACGCTCACCGCGCCGCGCCCGGCCGACGACATGATCGACCTGCTCGACCTGGCCCACCGCGCGAACACCAGGGTGCTGTCGCTGTCCGGCGGTGAGGCCCGCCGCCTCGACCTGGCCTGCACGCTGATGGGCGACCCGGAACTGGTCGTGCTCGACGAGCCCACCACCGGCCTCGACCCGGAGAGCCGCCGCGAGGTCTGGAACCTGATCTCCGGCCTGCGCGACGCCGGGTCCACCGTGCTCGTCACCACGCACTACCTGGACGAGGCCGAGACCCTGGCCGACCGGCTCGAGATCATGCACGCCGGGCTCATCGTGCGCTCCGGCACGCCCGCGCAGATCGCCGAGGGCCACCCGTCCACCATCAGTTTCGCCGGATCGCTGCGGGTGCCGGACGGGCTCGCGGGCATCACCCACAGCGCCCACGAGCACGGCCGCACCGTGCTGCAGACCGCCGACCTGCAGACCGCGCTGGCCGGGCTGCTGGCCTGGGCCGGCGCGCAGAACCTGCGCCTCGAGGGCCTGGACGCCCGCAGCCCGAGCCTGGAGTCGGTCTTCCTGGCCATCGCCGACGGCCGCGACGCGTCCCCGAAAACCCCAGTCCTGGAAGGAAGCACCCGATGA